CCGCCCTTGTACGAGTTGTAGCCGTACGAGCGCGCGGCGTAGGCCTGCGCCTTGAGCGCCTCGGGGTGCCACGTCGTCGGCATCTCGAGCGGGATCACGCCGCGCACGTAGTCATCCCAGGTCACGACGTTGACCGCGCGCAGCGTGCCGCCGAGGCTCGTGAAGCGGAAGTTCCCTCGATAGATGCCCTTTTCGGCGAAGCCGAGCGGCTGGTTCGGATCGAGCGGCACGACCGCGGCCACCGCGACGATGCGAACGAGACGCGGCGTACCGCTGTTGTCCCACACCTCGACGCCGCCGGGGTCCGCGACGAACTGCCACGGCTGCTTGGGCCCGGCGCGGCCGATCTCGGCGTTCCCCGACATCTCATCGAGGACGCGGAACCCACCATCTGACGACACGTTGCCGGCGGCGCCGCCGAAGAAGCGGTTGTCGCCGCAGCGGTAGCGCGCGACCGACGACGGCTGAGAGAGAAGGACGCGCACCTGCGGGCGCGAGGCGTCGACGAATTGGAACGACGTGCCCGGGTAGTACTTCTGAACGATCTGCTCCGCGTTGAGCGTGAGGCCGGTGACGCCCGTCGCCCAACCCTGCGCCCCGTACTGGCTCATGCCGAGGCCGTGCCCGAATCCGCTCCCATAGAAGACCACACCGGAGACGACGCTGAATGGCTCGCGCTTCGTCGCAACGCCGGTGCTGCTGAACCACGCGACGCCCTCGAGCACCAGGTCCCAGGAGATGACGTAGTCGCCGACGCCCTGCGGCACCGCGACGGTGATCGGCACGGTGACCTGCGAGAACGGCGGCACGTCGTTCGGCAGCACGCCACGCGCGCCGTCCCACACGACCATGTCGCCGGCCGCGGTGGTGATGTGATAGCTGAGGCTCACCTTGTTCGGCCCGCTCGCGGACCACGCGCGCGGTCCGTAGTTGAGGACGGTGGTCGAGAGCGCGATCTGCGCGCCGATCGTGACCTGCGCCGGCGTCGTCGTGCCGGCGTAGCCCGCGGTGAATCCGCTCGTGACGCTGAGCGGCACGCGCGCCGGCGGCGAGCCGGTGCCTTCGAACCATCCGATGCCCTCGCGCACCAGATCCACGACGAGCGTGTAGCTGCCGGACTGGCCCGGTGTGATGAACGTGATGCTCAGGTCCTTCGACGCGCCCGGCAGCACGTCGGCCCCGAGCGGCGTGCGCGCGCCGTCCCACACGACCGCGCGACCCGCGGAGTCGAGGATGTGGTACGCGAGGTTGATCGGATTCGCCCCCGCGAAGTTCCAGGGGATGTTGCCGTTGTTCGTGAGCTTCACCGCGATCGTCTTCGTCTCGGCCCAGTAGGCGGACATCGCGCTCACGCCGTCGAACGTCGCCGCGTAGCGCAGCGCCCCGACCGTCGCCGGCATGCGATATGGCGTACCGCCGAACGACGCGAACCAGCCGACGCCCTCACGCACCGGATCGATCGTCAGCGTGTAGGTGCCGGGAGCCGATGGCGTCCCGACCTTGAGCGTGACGTTCGCCGACGCGCCGGGCTCGACGTTCGCGGCGAGCGGCGTGCGCGTGCCGTCCCAGATCACGGTGTTCCCCGCGGCGTCGCTCCAGTGATAGGAGACGTC
The nucleotide sequence above comes from Candidatus Limnocylindria bacterium. Encoded proteins:
- a CDS encoding SpoIID/LytB domain-containing protein — encoded protein: MLLSRLTLPVALLTCLLLATPVLAAPLPVLSATYSVPTPPTAIVQGASVPVSITVQNIGNEIWNVTGANPVKLSYHWYDAAGLSVMWDGPRTLLLNDVVAGASHTLTAMVAAPTTPGAYRLNFALVKEGVAWFAQSAAYVVQVPSATMSATYSVATPPTAIPAGTNAQIAVALTNTSNQPWNIDGASPVNLSLHWYDASGNTVLWDGPRTKLAAAVAPNTSATVTSTVTAPPVPGAYLLRFALVKEGVAWFPPSNPIPVTALAGFVAAVTPPTLPSFIAGGTYDVPIVLKNSGAAAWNATGPNLVDVSYHWSDAAGNTVIWDGTRTPLAANVEPGASANVTLKVGTPSAPGTYTLTIDPVREGVGWFASFGGTPYRMPATVGALRYAATFDGVSAMSAYWAETKTIAVKLTNNGNIPWNFAGANPINLAYHILDSAGRAVVWDGARTPLGADVLPGASKDLSITFITPGQSGSYTLVVDLVREGIGWFEGTGSPPARVPLSVTSGFTAGYAGTTTPAQVTIGAQIALSTTVLNYGPRAWSASGPNKVSLSYHITTAAGDMVVWDGARGVLPNDVPPFSQVTVPITVAVPQGVGDYVISWDLVLEGVAWFSSTGVATKREPFSVVSGVVFYGSGFGHGLGMSQYGAQGWATGVTGLTLNAEQIVQKYYPGTSFQFVDASRPQVRVLLSQPSSVARYRCGDNRFFGGAAGNVSSDGGFRVLDEMSGNAEIGRAGPKQPWQFVADPGGVEVWDNSGTPRLVRIVAVAAVVPLDPNQPLGFAEKGIYRGNFRFTSLGGTLRAVNVVTWDDYVRGVIPLEMPTTWHPEALKAQAYAARSYGYNSYKGG